The Biomphalaria glabrata chromosome 1, xgBioGlab47.1, whole genome shotgun sequence sequence GATCTACatagaatataaaatattatatatattagatctaggtcattcTGGGATCACCTGTCCTAGTTATTAAGTAGTTTACTCACTGAGATGTGCATGCTAGACCGCCAGTAATGACACGCTAGCCACACACCCTGTCATCGATCCTTCGATCTGTTGACTCACCAataattaagatctagatctaaatttaataaacatagtGTCTAGAGATTCAAAATATCAATAGGTAGGGCATTTCAAGTTGAATGATTCTAGATATAATTACAATAatctttaactaaaaaaaaatattagagaaTCTAGTGACACTAGATGTAGTCTGGTTTTAACATAAGTTCCAATTAACTCACACGATGTACTGAAATGAATATTGATCTATACTACAGTAAAATAGGTAGGCAAAAACTGAAAAAGTAACAAAAgaactattaaaaattaattgtgatAGTGATACAGGATTCTTGTATCCAATTATGTGAAACTTAATGATGACTAAAATttattctagatagatctatagagagATTCTAGGCAAAGAATCTACAGTAGGCTTAGAGTCCAAAGACTTCTAAGAGAAGATCATTGCAGAAGGttgttctagaatctagatgatacATGTAATCACTCTAGCCATAGTAATAAGCCTATATATACCTCTCTAAatgttattattgtattttaatatacCTTTCCTCTAGATATTCAATGGTTTCATGAtacattaatattataataaatattattagatatcaaacattttttcttcAATATATATCCACATCAACCCTAAAGGGTAGTAGAGGctagagttttgttttattatgatatagcctatcttatcttatgattTATAGATGTATTTAAAAGAAGAtaataaagtaggcctactacgcagagacttaaactctgataAGTCATATTGGTTTTCTAGAATTAATGAATGAATTTTGTGCATTGacattttatattatctttaGGCCTAGGTCAACatagaaaaatgaagtttaaactatttcattttattttaaaaaattcctctttttttttctttcagactaGCCCTTGGCTAGCTTTCATGGTTAATGTCAAGATTAGGCCTACTAGAAATGCTGCTAACTAATATTTGAAAAAGTATTTATCTAAGACAACACCAATGGCTTCAACACTCCACATTCCATTCCGATGTCCTAATTGTGGAGATAATAGTAGACAGTTCGAAACATTGCATGACCTGCGGAGCCATTTAGAAAAGGAACATTCCTATACATCTTCTCGATATAGACACCAACCTGTAACATCATCACCAGCAGTAGGCCTACGATCTAGAACAGGTAGACATTCTCCTCTGACTGAGATGTtccacagtgatgcccaaagacTGGAGGAATCTCTGAGGAAGAGAAAAGAAGAGGAGCTGAATAACAAACGAAGACGAAGTGAAATGTCAAATTTGCGTTTAAGTAAAGATAGCTCTGGTAACGCAGGATTTCAAGAAAAGATTCAAAATATACCACAGCATTATTCATTTAGGGATTATGGTCATTCCAGCAGATTACAAAAATACTACACACCATCTAAATATCTCAGGGACAGACAAAATATAGAAGGGATGCAGACAAATAAGGCATTTACTGACGAACCTTATATGAGGGATAAAACAAAGGATGAACCAATCTCAGATATGAATAGTTTGTTTACCgacatacaaaataaagaagGAATCAATAGATCTTCTCATTTTGCCGAAACTAATTTATCTTCACAAATGTCACCTTCTATAACGGCTACACCTAATCCAAGTGAAAAGCATATCAAAGACACTCTATCTGCATTATCTCATGAAGTTTTGTTGGAACGGGCAAGTCAGTTTGCCACTGCAGATTCTTTATACACTGCCCAGGAGCTTTTATCCAGTGTTGAACAAGccgcagaaataaaaatagCACAACAGAAAAAAGTGATTGAGATACTGGCTGAGAagctgaaagaaaaagaaaataggtTGGCAGGGGTGATGGGTCAGATAGAACTTTTATCCCATCATCAGATGGACAGCTTTGAAAAGGTCAGTATCTTGAAACGTCAGTCTGACCTAAAGGCCCAACTATTGCAGAAAGAACTTGATCAAAAGCAGAAAGACTTTGATACTCTCAATCAAAAGctttttgaaattcaacaatCTTTAGTTAAAGGTGACTCTTCAATTCAAAAATCAGGAAAGATTGAAAATAGCAGCATTTTAAATGTCAACCTCAGCACAGACTCTCCAGAATCATCTGCCTCCATGGACCTTGACCCTGACCTTGAAAAACCTACAAGCCCCACTGAGAAAATGTCTTTGGGCAGAAGTGCAAGtaaaaccaaagaaataaaaagagtacAAAATAAAGCTCACCAGTTGGAACGGGACAGACAGAATTTATTGATAGAGATGCAGAACTTGCTGCAGTCTGCTGCCACAGATAATGAGAAACTACAGTCTGAGTTAGCTAGTCAATCTCAAGAACTATCTCAATTAAGTTATGATCTTGAACAGTCTAAACATGAACAAGCTGCATTGCTAGGTTAGTAACttttctaaattctaaattaataaaatgacATGAAGGCATTATGGAAATACTATAATGAGGAGTTTAATTGTACAGTTTTTAAGGCATATTTAGCATTTCATAGAAAACACTAATgagtgttcatttttttttatataacccccccccccccccccccgctcaacaacaacaaacaaaggattgttaaatagaatttaaatgctttttgttttgtttctgttattaTTTAGTTAGTTATATTGATTATGCACTCATGTGATTTAAAATTTTGCTTTAATGTCTGTGCATAACTTAGATATTCgacattttatttatcttttgaaaaaaaaatgtgtacagtgacataataaataaaattaagtcTTTTCgattaattgttttaaactttttattatttcaggTGAAACGCATGCTTTGTATCGCCAAGCTGATGTCAGTCTTGCGCAGTTAAAAATTATGTTGAAAGACAGAGAAGGAGAGTTGAAGAATGTTTCTAAATCTCTAGAGCAGGCCAAGGCGGCACAGTCCAAGTTGgccagagagagagatgagtaTGTGAGGCTTTGTCAAGAAAGAGAAACCAAGTATAAAGAAATGATGTCTTCTAATAGCCAACAGGTAGTAATAACTCAAacactgaactgttttagaGGCATAATTCAAATACTTAAAAGGCAAACAGTATACACATAATTATAGCAGAGCTTCAATATTTAAGTGCAGTTGTCAAACAATATGTATTACCTCTATACAGTCTACATTATCATTCTCCAGAAAATCATTATTAGTTGTTAGTTTTTTAACTTAGCTTAAATACTAAGCagttattcatatatatatttatttattggtataAACTTAGTACGAATACTCAACAGTCGTATGTTAATACAAACTTAATTTGATTGCTCAacagttttaatttaaattctaAACAGCTATACTCTGCAGGTATACATGCACTACTGAAAGCCCATAGAGAACTCTGATAGCTGTTTGGCTGATTGTATATATTATCTAAATGCTCTTTTATACAAAAATTTTTAATTGGAATCCTCATGTCTAAGCTGTTGGGTATGTTAGCTACATTCCAACCAGTCCTAATCTCAGTTGAAGTTCATCTCAAGTACATGTGTTTCCAATGTCATTATTCTTTACATGTGCTATTTGTGTTTTTTCTCCCTCTTCTTTTGGTTAAAaccttaaatatttattttgaatgtgCCGCTAATCTAAACATCTATCCCTCAAATTACTAGATCCAGTCCATGAAGAAAACTCTGGATTTAAGTTTACAAGACAAAAAGCAGCTTGAAGAAAAGCTAAAGGATTTAAAGCGGGAACTAGATGCTAAAAATGGGAAAGATGCAATTTTGTCTGATAATGTTGCTCATTTGAAGTCAGCATTAGaggaaaaaatgaaaagtcaAGCCAAATTGAAAGAAGAACTTCATAAACGggaagaaaaacttaaaaaggCAAAGCGGTAACAAATGTTTCAACTCTTCAgttataatatgtgttttgtttttcttttaattggaatattaatttaatcattaatttttttaattctataattGAAAGTAAAGCAACATGAAGGCACAACTAATTCATCTATTATCTAAAGTAACTTTCAACTACTTCTACAAATGAGCGCAACAACAATGAATAAGCATTGAATAGGTTCATACAGTTACCCTAAGTTCCATCAAGCATTTACCCCATGTTTAATCCAGTGCACATTATACTTTGTATGTGCACAACTATATTGTTTATATTCTAAGACATATTGTAGTAGCTTTTCTAATTTAAGACATATATTCTGGTGGTTGTCTCCTAAATCTACtgcaatttcattttgtagcaatttttgtttttctttgtgcttctaaacaaatatttttatttgaattcaaaGAGAAAATAATATGTAAGGttgtgtggctgagtggtagaagCTGTTAAACTACTTATCCAGGGGTCTCAAGTTAGAATTGTGACTTGAGCTGACTTGTGTTTAGATAGTGACTTGAGCTGATTTGTGTTAGAATTTTGACTTGAGCTGACTTGTGTTAAAATAGTGACTTGAGCTGACTTGTGTTAAGGTTGTGACTTGAGCTGACTTATGTTTAAATTGTGACTTAATCtgacttgttttaaaatagtgaCTTGAGCGGACTTTTGTTAGAATTGTGACTTGAGCTGACTTGTGTTTACCGAGCATTTAAAGTCAAAgaagccttctcccagatactgcATCCCCCCAAATGTCCATAATAGacacagccaggaaaaccagtgacttggcagaatttaggtcattagtaaatatgcatgactaaatgcatgacgcataggacgtaatcatcttcttttttgaagtaacgtctgtattatataagataagataaagagattggaccaatgCACACTGAGAATGCTATTAACATGAAAAGTTTGCTATACTAAAGCTGCTTTAAAAAGGCAGGAGGTAGGCCTaaacttttattatatttagaaCTTATTTAAAGCAAAAATTTCAATCATTGTTTGTCCCAGTGAGATGGAGAGAATGACCAGGTTCCTTGAAGACACGGCTGAGAAAGAGTTGGAAGCCCGGTCAAAGCTGGAGGACTTTATCTCTGGATTGATAGACAGAGCTGGGAGGGCAGAAACTGAGCTTCAGAAATTAAAAGAAGAGTCCTACAGACTTCATCAGAAGTCTAAACATTCCTCTAAAGTAAGTGTAAAGTTTGACAGCAAtgtccattttttatttaaaaaaaaagagtaaactatggaaaacaaaaaagttaaaatggaAGTACAGTTGTTTGTACTGTTTTAAATGTACTGGAATTCATGTAAAAATTGCAGGCACATCTAAAAGCTTACTataagacaaaagaaaaaatttacATTGAAATGAGCAGTATAAGGACATTTGAGTCTACTGTTTACATgatagaatttaagtcattatgCCTGTTTTCCTTTAGTAAAATCTTTGATTACacatttacagaaaaaaaaatttttaatacaaataaaaaaaatatttttttaactgaaaaaataaatctttgaaaaaaatatatttaaaatcttGCTAAGTTGAATTGACTATTTGTTTTACCTCTATTgttagaaatattattattttgtatagaaaCACAGAAGAGATTCCAATCAATTGGATCTAAGTGCTCTCCCTGGTGCTAGCTCTTTAGTTGCCCAAACAAGTTTAGAAGATGATACAGAGAGTCTGTCAAGCTCCAACATACCATCTACATATCAGTATGATCAAAAACACTACCACAGGTACTTTGGTATCAGactttatctatatatctattaagTCAGACCAGCACCATTGCTCAAAAGCAATATTAATGTCTTGACaagatgtttattaaattgtctCATTTCACTGGCACTGAGTTAGCAAGAACCAAGTAAGAACTTGCACacattagatctataaagaTATTTGGCCAAATGTTGTGACTGTGTCAAGGAAAGTTAGGTAGCAAATAAACTatttatatttctcttttatCTGATTTAGTGTCTGTCAGTCTTGAGCGACACATGTgatgtgaaacaaaaaatttaaggtcataaataatcttaatttgtgtgtgtgtgtattctaCAGTACACCTAAAGCCCCAACAACGCAGCAGTTGGCACCTATACCTCTTCCCAGGAAGCTCTCTCCTAGGAACTTTGGAGTGCCTCATGTGACTTACAAAAGTATGAACATTTCTGAAGTAGATAGTGATGTGCACCACATTTCTGGTGATGGTAATAGTAAACCACATTTGCCTGATAGCTTGTCAAGCCTTGTCAGTGAAGAAGCTATATCTAAACATGAAACATCTGCTCCATCGCATGGCATCTTGCTACAAAACACCACAGACAGGCAACAGAATGAAGAAGAGAAACATTTAATCTCTTCTTCAGCGAAACTCACAGAGCCACCAAAATCTGAAGTTTCTGATCTGCCTGTGTGTCCAGCTTGCTCACAAACAATGCATGCTTCACAAAGGCCGGCTTGCCCTGAGAACTTAACAGATTCTTCTCTTCTCTTTTGTCCGTCACATCATTCACCTTCACTAAATGTTTCACAGTCTCTTACTTCTGTCTCGCCTGAATCAAAATCACTGCATGTTGTGCCGCACTCTGTATGTATAGTCACTAATAGCATGGCACAGTCAGCCTCACTAGCACCACTTCAGTCACAACCTTTTGCTGGATACACCAAAATGAGTTCACCAGTCATGTACCCTGTACTGCTTACCAATGTACGCACCGCTGATCCAGTCAATCAGACGAGTTTATTGCCCAACCACAAAGTCATCACTGACACTGAAGTAGCAGACAAGTCACTATTTGCACCCAGCACAATACCAGAATTTGCACCCATGTACTATAACAGCACACCTTGGTTTTATAACTTCACTTCAGCTAATCCTTATAACCTATACACTGATTGGTCAAAGCAGCTTGCACGATCACTGCCTGAACGTTTGCTCAAAGAGGAGGAGTCTGATAACAGTTTGTACTTGTCCTATTTAAATTCAAAAGAGATTTCACTGTTTAAAAACACACCTCAAGTAGAGCGAATGTTTGCCAATGTATTTAATGACTCTCATAACTTACATGGTTTTGAAACTCCTCCTTTGACAGAAGAAAGTTGCAGAACTCCTAAAGAAAGGCAACAACCTAAACACATTTTTTCAGACGCTAAGTTCAGCCAGAGGTTGCCTATGGATGAGAACGGCATCATGTGGGAGTCCAGTCATGACAGTAGGACACATCACAACCAAGACAGACTTAAAAGCAACGATGATACTGACATAGATGAAGACATATCTGATTTTATTTACGATGCTGAACCAACCCATAAATCAGAttcatcacaatattttaatgtaaagaaATCTCCTAACAAGCAATCAAAATATTCTCCACAATTCGAGGAAATGCCATCTGTAGGAAAAAAGATGGCTAAAGTTTTGAACGCAGACAATGCCAAGACATACAAATCATCAGCCAGAGATGATTATAACAAACATGTCTCTTCCAATTATCTCCCAAGGTCATTCAACGGTTATAGTTCAGAAGAATCAATGGAAGAAAGCCCTTTGCAAAAAGCTAGAATGGTACAGAAACGTCTGGAATATTTCACCAACAGTAAACCAAGAGATTTTCTAGTCTCGAAACAGTCAGAAGGTTTTGATGTCAGTCACATGGACTCAGATCTTTCCACCAGCAGCTACCAATCTCTTTATAAACCTAATAACCATGTCAGCTCAACTGTACAGAAAACTGTAGCTGAAAATACCATAAAACATGAAGAACTGCAAAGTCTGCCTACAAAGACAGAGATAAATCACCCTGAGGCTGTTACAGTACAACAGAAATACCCTGACCTATACCCTGATAATGTGGAAAAAGATTATGTTAATGAGGCCATGGAGAAAGAAACTGTTGCTAGTAAACCAAGTTTATTTGCCGTTCAAGAAATTTCAGACAATAAAAGTAATTTACAAGCTTTAGCATCACATAAACAACAGTCTATTCAGAATCAAACTCCTGAAGTGAATCAACATTCAACTGTTCAGTATCAGCCTGCCGCGCAGCACTTCAATTCCATTCAGTATCAAGTACCTGACCAGCATCACCTCCTTGAACCTCACTCACCACCTCAACTAGTTGACCAGATTAAGGATCATCCACTAACAAGTCAAGGTGGTGATCACATGCATAGTTCAGAAGAGTTAGGCCCACCTCAGCATCTTCCAAAATCTACACTTCTTGAAGCTTTAGAACCAACACCAATGCCAGTGAAGGAAGAGCTGCCTCATCCCACAGAAGTCTTGCAAGGACAAAACAATCCACACCCAAACAGTGCTGTAAATGTTTCAAATGCTGAGAATGATTATGAGGATGTATCAGAAACTTCATCGGATGAAGATTATACACAGGCAGATTTAGGACCTACCAGTATCTCAGCACGCAAAGAAAGCATAGATGCCTCGACGGATACTGATTTAGAGAAGCTAGCCAGACCTGGTTATGTGCAGAAAGTTCTTGTTGTTAGGAAAAATATTCCAACTGTAAAACATATTCGTAAAAACAAAAGACGAAAGCCACTTATGAAGAGAATGCAGTCTGGAGACTCATCAGAAGCTGATGGTAAGTTGATATTAatgtaagtttgtttttttttgttgctaaatTCTTTGGTAAAAGTTATgttctaaaactaaaaacatttgaGTGTTTTTTGTGTGATTATCTAACATTAATAGTCAAAGCTAACTCAGCCATTATCTCATTTTATAACAAGATATGTTTTTGGTGTTATGGAGAATAAAGGTAGTTATAGGTTACATGAAGACTATTTGTTACATGATCTGAAATGGCTGTGAGCTCTGTGTGCTTTACATTTAACTAAGTAGACTAGTTAGATATTTCTGTTCTAGTTTATTTCTAGGATATTATATGCTACAGATTAAAGCTTCATGTCTCTTGAATATTATATGTTCTGAGaaaacataatattttttttttagcaatttcAATGTAATACAACTCTTAACAAATATTGCTAAACTTTCCAAAACCACATCTTGTTTCtgatggccttttttttttaaattttaaacatttaaagacattttaaacataatttcttaaaacaacataattagaagatgttaataaatataaaatatgtacaaattATAGATAATCACAAAAGTGTTTTACAGTGTAACAATGAGTCAatgtgataataataaaaattaacaatttaaaattatggatacatttaagtttttaaaagtagttttaTATTTATGACAGTTTTATTAAATGTGTACAATTGCAATGGAAATCTCTAAATTAATATTTGCtgaatgaagattattattctaatttttttttcagatcttGATGATACGCAGAGAGAAAGGCGCCATTTCATCCGAAGAATGCGAGTTGCACTTTTCAAAATTTTCTCATTCTTAGACACAGCAACACTTGTGAAAATGTCTTGCGTCTGCAGAGAGTGGTGTAAAGTAAGCAGACATCCTGCTTTGTGGAAAGTtgttaaattagaaaataaagcCATCTCATCATCAGTAAGTACTAAAAGCATTTTGTTAACAGAAAGAGCCAGCTTTACATGTTTAGacatttaaactatttacaTTCTTACAAGCTCATTATATTGTCAAAAGTATTGCCAGTATCACAATTCATTAACATTGTCTGGATTTATCTGTTAATAGAAATTGAACAAGTTTATTGTTATCATGGAAGCAAACTGTTGGTTGTCATTGTTGGGTCAAGGCTGCTTGTAACTAATCAGTTTATCCTTGAACTTTTCCATATATACCTACTCTCTCTgccttctattttcttttttagataaaatttttgttttttaaaacatggtCAACAAAATATGAACTCctttcattaaaatgttttagacaTCCCCGCCCACTACATGAAGCCAAATACATTCCACAGTATTAGACAAATAGATAATCAAAGACTAGTATTTAGATGGAGAATGTCACAGTTGTGTTTTTGGAGAGATCTTTGTATTGTCTCCACAAACATATGTCATTTAGATTCCAAGGTGCCTTTTATTCTATGCAACACCCTTCTTGAACACAATGAAGTAACACAGCACTGAATTTAAATTTCTTGAGTTTATTGCTTTCAAACTcgattaacaaaataaataatttaaagcaGATATTACTTGTGCGATGATAACttgaatagaaataaaacacaataaacCATCACAGACTAATATTAATATTCCAATACAGAATACTTGTAATAATGGGTACTAGAAACAATGACTGATGACTTCATTGTCCTTATATAGTAGCGTAAGACAATCTTTCTGGATTGTTTTGGACACTGATAGTAATTTCTTTCCGGTTCCCATAATTCCACTCTTACCCTACATCACTTTTATGCAAAACAGTTATCCAGAAGGATCTGCTTTATTTTCCCACCCACATTCAATGTGACCTAATAATACTGACTGTCGAAGTACAACTGGTCAGCCATTATTAAGAGCTGTCAAGCGTGACATTATACATACACATGAATCTACCTATAACTTTATGTCCTAAGTTTCACTATAAGCTTTTAGTGTTCACTTTTTAGTTTCACAATTTCACTCAACCTTTTTCAACAGTTTCTCATCATGTTGTCACAATGGTGTACACAGACTGAGTCACTCACTTTGAAAGGTTTGTTCTTAGCTAACTCCCCCATCTAGCCATTTCCCTTCATCAGAGCAGATGTATAAAGTACCAGCAGATGCTTTAATTTTTCTAACCCTTATTGATTCTTAAGTAGGAAAACCAGAAAAGGCAAATTACATTTGGAAATGTTTCGAACaatataaattatagcttttatgtagcgctactttgattcttatagcatgctcagagcgctatggtccaatctcgcTTGTGAAccagttgggggagggggtatcttgagaaggttttccgtgctgcctttaggcgctcagtaaacacaactctgctcgaatcgggtgttcaacctcaagccccctttgtaggtagccaagccaagttcaagtgtagttggcctctcgaccatgtTTCTCAGCTAGTTAATAGACATCCCAATTGAATGTTGAGCTATTGATGTAAAAAGTTGAGTTGGTCTAGTCTTATTGTTGTTGCATCTTTAGTACTTTATTCTCAGCTGTATCTTGTTCAATAAAATACCAGGTCTCTGTGTGGATTGAAGTTATTAATGATTATTCCCAGGAAATTAATTGTATGGTTTATGCTTATGTTACACAGCTGAACATGCCCATTGGTGAGATCATGTGTATTGATATTGTTGATtactatagttttttttataaacatgtttttttttgtatttataattaaCCCACGGGAGGACAAAAGAAGTTGAGAAGTTTTGatgtcaagtaaaaaaaattttttttaaacctaaacatatttttgtaattagttttaaaaaaaagttaaattgaaTTTTTAGGATAATTTGCTTTAAGTTAACTGaaaaaagtttattgttattttcttgttaaaatTTTTACTTAAAAACGTTATCTAATTCAATAagcattaaaacattttttctttttttttctgtgtccagtttaaaaaaagaaaaattaaagttcATTGAAATTTcttgaaaattaataaaataaacttgtATACAGTGAGATATTGAACAtaagatagataaaaaaaaaaaaaagaatgggtaAGAGGAAGTTAAAACTAATGAGGTTTTTTTTGTACCAAAAGTTGTTATATTTATCATttaatcaaaaactaaaaagtcACATTGGAACCTTCttcacaatgttttgtttttggctaATGTCGCTCTGACAACCTCCTTACTATTCTGTGGACCAGTGTAATGTATTGAgttgtctttgttttatgttAGCCACAGCAGAAAGTTaggtttaataataaaaaacaaataccgGTAccctgtaaaacaaaataaggcaatcattaattaaaacataaaattgtGTTAAGTAGCTCTTAAAGgcaataaaaaaattctattcTACTAGTTTTGAATCTGTACACTTTTTTGCCTCTTAAAGTTTTGTTTCTAATTtgaattcctttaaaaaaaattagactttcattttaatgctataagcattatATTAGGAGTCTGTTGTTCACTTCTGatttttttctaagtatttaatttaatatataccagtgttataaatgaatttagttgtacatgtttttttcacttctaagtgtgtgttgtctttattttatatatacagTGCACTTTGCCCTAAACATTACATAAAAGATAATTCTGAAATATCAAATTATTGAAGTGGAATCTTTTTCAATATTCCTCAGAGGAATGTAGATTTTGAATGAAGATTGAGGCAGTCTAGATCTGGCTTATCACTTTAGGATTTAGTCTAAATTTTAGCAGAGAAAAAAGGAGTGAAAAAAAGTCTTGTAAGCTTTATAGataattatacaaatatttataaaagtatAAAGATAGCATTAATTAACTGCTCTTCCTTGAGGTTGTCTTTTCTTTctaatgaaaacattttcatgtcgatcattcatttttttcattggaTTTTGTTCTTGGGTCCAGGGAGAATCTTAATAAAGCTGATTCTGGAGCGCAAAGTTTGCCACAGTTTGTTCATATAAATGAAACTGTTCTAATGCTGTCTGTTAGGGAAGCTTTTTGTCTCATTCTCTTGTCTAAGGCTGCTTCTCTTATTTTGCTCTCACTGAGGTTCATACCAGCaacacagtctgtctccatgctctTCGATCTAGCATAATGTC is a genomic window containing:
- the LOC106061266 gene encoding uncharacterized protein LOC106061266 isoform X4 codes for the protein MASTLHIPFRCPNCGDNSRQFETLHDLRSHLEKEHSYTSSRYRHQPVTSSPAVGLRSRTGRHSPLTEMFHSDAQRLEESLRKRKEEELNNKRRRSEMSNLRLSKDSSGNAGFQEKIQNIPQHYSFRDYGHSSRLQKYYTPSKYLRDRQNIEGMQTNKAFTDEPYMRDKTKDEPISDMNSLFTDIQNKEGINRSSHFAETNLSSQMSPSITATPNPSEKHIKDTLSALSHEVLLERASQFATADSLYTAQELLSSVEQAAEIKIAQQKKVIEILAEKLKEKENRLAGVMGQIELLSHHQMDSFEKVSILKRQSDLKAQLLQKELDQKQKDFDTLNQKLFEIQQSLVKGDSSIQKSGKIENSSILNVNLSTDSPESSASMDLDPDLEKPTSPTEKMSLGRSASKTKEIKRVQNKAHQLERDRQNLLIEMQNLLQSAATDNEKLQSELASQSQELSQLSYDLEQSKHEQAALLGETHALYRQADVSLAQLKIMLKDREGELKNVSKSLEQAKAAQSKLARERDEYVRLCQERETKYKEMMSSNSQQIQSMKKTLDLSLQDKKQLEEKLKDLKRELDAKNGKDAILSDNVAHLKSALEEKMKSQAKLKEELHKREEKLKKAKREMERMTRFLEDTAEKELEARSKLEDFISGLIDRAGRAETELQKLKEESYRLHQKSKHSSKKHRRDSNQLDLSALPGASSLVAQTSLEDDTESLSSSNIPSTYQYDQKHYHSTPKAPTTQQLAPIPLPRKLSPRNFGVPHVTYKKESCRTPKERQQPKHIFSDAKFSQRLPMDENGIMWESSHDSRTHHNQDRLKSNDDTDIDEDISDFIYDAEPTHKSDSSQYFNVKKSPNKQSKYSPQFEEMPSVGKKMAKVLNADNAKTYKSSARDDYNKHVSSNYLPRSFNGYSSEESMEESPLQKARMVQKRLEYFTNSKPRDFLVSKQSEGFDVSHMDSDLSTSSYQSLYKPNNHVSSTVQKTVAENTIKHEELQSLPTKTEINHPEAVTVQQKYPDLYPDNVEKDYVNEAMEKETVASKPSLFAVQEISDNKSNLQALASHKQQSIQNQTPEVNQHSTVQYQPAAQHFNSIQYQVPDQHHLLEPHSPPQLVDQIKDHPLTSQGGDHMHSSEELGPPQHLPKSTLLEALEPTPMPVKEELPHPTEVLQGQNNPHPNSAVNVSNAENDYEDVSETSSDEDYTQADLGPTSISARKESIDASTDTDLEKLARPGYVQKVLVVRKNIPTVKHIRKNKRRKPLMKRMQSGDSSEADDLDDTQRERRHFIRRMRVALFKIFSFLDTATLVKMSCVCREWCKVSRHPALWKVVKLENKAISSSFLIMLSQWCTQTESLTLKGLTGRPINGTEFAEEYSNSIRGSLEAGLERFLSSCQNTITQVCIDQCDNILTDKCLWLVSGYCRLLTKLTYQSSVDCVTPQLMWALGGGCPGVTSLFIQPKPPFKANGMNNRCLLLIGQFYKDIQEIGLGGKEFDTAGLVALVKSCQRLQVVHLEYCMPVTSDLATSLCKVGLKNVQTLSILGTTVEAKALQTFQGNSRQLKKILVQMKLEDCVGDPNKKKDKETYKKMVKALEGLKTKAGIGNILTLEAGPAE